In Tursiops truncatus isolate mTurTru1 chromosome 19, mTurTru1.mat.Y, whole genome shotgun sequence, a genomic segment contains:
- the LIN7B gene encoding protein lin-7 homolog B, protein MGQCARWASPPQEALVSGAWPRAVPPSSPATARRVPRSGGADMAALVEPLGLERDVSRAVELLERLQRSGELPPQKLQALQRVLQSRFCSAIREVYEQLYDTLDITGSAEIRAHATAKATVAAFTASEGHAHPRVVELPKTDEGLGFNIMGGKEQNSPIYISRVIPGGVADRHGGLKRGDQLLSVNGVSVEGEQHEKAVELLKAAQGSVKLVVRYTPRVLEEMEARFEKMRSARRRQQHQSYSSLESRG, encoded by the exons ATGGGACAGTGCGCTCGCTGGGCCTCGCCTCCGCAGGAGGCGCTCGTCTCTGGGGCGTGGCCTCGCGCAGTCCCGCCCTCCTCGCCGGCGACCGCCAGGCGAGTGCCTCGCAGCGGCGGCGCCGACATGGCTGCTCTGGTGGAGCCACTGGGGCTGGAGCGGG ACGTGTCCCGGGCGGTGGAGCTCCTCGAGCGGCTCCAGCGCAGCGGGGAGCTGCCCCCGCAGAAGTTGCAGGCCCTCCAGCGAGTCCTGCAGAGCCGCTTCTGCTCTGCCATCCGGGAG GTGTATGAGCAACTCTATGACACGCTGGACATCACCGGCAGTGCTGAGATCCGGGCCCACGCCACAGCCAAG GCCACGGTGGCCGCCTTCACAGCCAGTGAGGGCCACGCACATCCCAGGGTAGTGGAACTACCCAAGACGGATGAGGGCCTGGGCTTCAACATCATGGGGGGCAAGGAGCAGAATTCGCCCATCTACATCTCCCGTGTCATCCCTGGAGGTGTGGCTGACCGCCACGGAGGCCTCAAGCGTGGGGATCAGCTGCTGTCAGTGAATGGTGTG AGTGTTGAGGGTGAGCAGCATGAGAAGGCAGTGGAGTTGCTGAAGGCTGCCCAGGGCTCGGTGAAGCTGGTGGTGCGCTATACACCTCGAGTGCTGGAGGAGATGGAGGCCCGCTTTGAGAAGATGCGCTCTGCCCGGCGGCGCCAGCAACATCAGAGCTACTC GTCCTTGGAGTCTCGAGGCTGA
- the C19H19orf73 gene encoding LOW QUALITY PROTEIN: putative uncharacterized protein C19orf73 homolog (The sequence of the model RefSeq protein was modified relative to this genomic sequence to represent the inferred CDS: deleted 1 base in 1 codon; substituted 1 base at 1 genomic stop codon), which produces MGGGVCAGRRLNPTSELPGRGLTGGEWEAGLKRVARGVERESRPRIPAVARAGPRAARDRRVGVKNGFXGGGSSRRHALGLEGGVNAESASAPYSVPLRPPRELHVAPPPPPPTQTITRPGGLPRRARLMVRSAPPTQRPPTDFCAFQASSVRPDTEEGGLASALRISER; this is translated from the exons ATGGGAGGCGGTGTCTGCGCCGGCCGGCGGCTAAACCCCACCTCCGAACTGCCTGGGAGGGGTCTCACGGGCGGAGAGTGGGAGGCGGGGCTCAAG CGAGTGGCGCGCGGCGTGGAACGCGAGTCGCGACCCCGGATTCCGGCGGTGGCGCGCGCCGGCCCTCGCGCCGCACGGGACAGGAGAGTGGGAGTAAAGAATGGATTTTAAGGCGGGGGCAGTTCCCGGAGACACGCGCTCGGGTTGGAAGGTGGGGTGAATGCCGAGTCGGCTAGCGCACCTTATTCTGTA CCCTTGCGCCCGCCTCGGGAACTGCACGTGGCACCTCCACCCCCGCCTCCCACTCAGACGATTACGCGGCCGGGAGGGCTCCCCCGGCGGGCTAGGCTAATGGTTCGCTCCGCCCCGCCCACACAGAGGCCGCCCACTGACTTTTGCGCGTTTCAGGCCTCCTCTGTCAGACCAGATACAGAGGAAGGGGGCTTGGCCTCCGCCCTCAGAATCTCTGAAAGGTAG